The following proteins are co-located in the Hydrogenophaga sp. RAC07 genome:
- a CDS encoding DNA/RNA non-specific endonuclease, producing the protein MLNSSDAKELVSNARIAGVIADRPLRDEIAAIAASGGWTRFPELNASAKMVAEHLGKAPNAKADERFFDSRAISEAIIHAFGRPVLHIKDGVFEQADSKEIEKLISPHRKKLVAPISSVGRLELMDHDTMEWVGTGWRIDDDLLVTNRHVALVFGAQQGKRFLFRTNTVGRYVRARIDFREEHRVPDFSEFNVAEIVWIAPDVDEAPDMAILKVHKDAGLPKPLSLATKDVEAGEDIAVVGYPARDSRNDAGLMSRIFGDVYDVKRFSPGKVQAVPKGVWHLTHDCTTLGGNSGSAVLGLGSGQVVGLHFGGQFRKTNFAVKASIIRQLLRQRSWVPVSRTELKFGEEAFKEVKRTEADLSGRAGYAADFLGPRVSMPSFTKSSGAGVKGAGSPLHYMHFSIVMSPTRRLPAITAVNIDGALKIKLKRKDTWGYDPRIKKDTQVGHAEFYGPEAFDKGHMVRREDPGWGDTEKEALLGEDDTFVYTNAVPQMPQLNQRAWLSLEDYVLSNAKTQGFKISVFTGPVYRSDDRTYSGIQVPEDFFKVVVAIDVDSGELLVSAYMLSQEGMMPEEGFRYGPFKTYQVPLSKVENEAGLRFSAAVRAADVFAGQVATEAMGSGRFLVIEGPSDIVLRKVK; encoded by the coding sequence ATGCTTAATTCAAGTGATGCTAAAGAGTTGGTCTCTAACGCGCGGATCGCGGGTGTCATTGCTGATCGGCCCCTGCGCGATGAGATTGCGGCGATTGCGGCGTCCGGCGGCTGGACGCGCTTTCCTGAGCTTAACGCCAGCGCCAAGATGGTCGCGGAACACTTGGGCAAGGCACCCAACGCAAAGGCCGACGAGCGCTTCTTCGACTCGCGCGCCATCAGCGAGGCAATCATTCACGCGTTCGGCCGGCCGGTCCTTCATATCAAGGACGGCGTTTTCGAGCAGGCGGACTCCAAGGAAATCGAAAAACTCATCTCGCCGCATCGCAAGAAGCTCGTCGCCCCCATTTCTTCCGTGGGCCGCTTGGAACTGATGGACCACGACACTATGGAATGGGTCGGCACGGGCTGGCGCATCGACGATGATCTCTTGGTCACCAATCGCCATGTTGCGCTTGTCTTTGGGGCACAGCAGGGTAAGCGCTTCTTGTTCCGGACCAATACCGTCGGTAGGTACGTCAGAGCTCGGATCGACTTCCGCGAAGAGCACCGTGTCCCTGACTTCAGCGAGTTCAATGTCGCTGAGATCGTCTGGATCGCGCCGGATGTTGACGAGGCGCCCGATATGGCCATCCTCAAAGTCCACAAGGACGCAGGCCTACCAAAGCCGCTCTCGCTGGCGACCAAGGACGTTGAGGCGGGCGAGGACATCGCCGTTGTCGGATACCCTGCGCGCGACAGCCGCAACGACGCGGGCTTGATGAGCCGGATTTTCGGCGATGTCTATGACGTCAAGCGCTTCTCACCGGGCAAGGTCCAGGCGGTTCCGAAGGGCGTTTGGCACTTGACGCACGACTGCACGACGCTCGGCGGCAACTCTGGCTCGGCCGTACTCGGCCTCGGCAGCGGGCAGGTAGTCGGCCTCCACTTTGGCGGCCAATTCCGCAAGACAAACTTCGCGGTCAAGGCTAGCATCATCCGCCAGCTTCTGCGGCAGCGCTCCTGGGTCCCGGTCTCGCGCACCGAGCTTAAGTTCGGCGAAGAGGCGTTCAAGGAGGTTAAGCGCACTGAGGCTGATTTAAGCGGGCGGGCGGGATATGCCGCGGACTTTTTGGGGCCCCGAGTTTCTATGCCCTCATTTACGAAGAGCAGTGGCGCGGGGGTCAAGGGCGCCGGGTCACCCCTGCATTACATGCACTTCTCTATCGTCATGAGTCCAACCCGGCGCTTGCCTGCGATTACCGCTGTCAACATAGACGGAGCTTTAAAGATCAAGCTCAAGCGCAAGGACACCTGGGGCTACGACCCGCGCATCAAGAAGGATACACAGGTGGGCCACGCCGAGTTCTACGGGCCCGAAGCTTTTGACAAAGGCCACATGGTGCGACGCGAGGACCCCGGCTGGGGCGATACCGAGAAGGAGGCTCTGCTCGGGGAAGACGACACCTTCGTATACACCAACGCCGTCCCGCAGATGCCCCAGCTCAATCAGCGCGCCTGGCTTTCACTCGAGGACTACGTTCTAAGCAACGCCAAGACACAGGGCTTCAAGATTTCAGTGTTTACAGGCCCGGTGTATCGGTCCGACGATCGCACCTACTCTGGAATTCAGGTGCCGGAGGACTTCTTCAAGGTTGTGGTGGCTATCGACGTCGACAGCGGCGAGTTGCTTGTCTCGGCGTACATGCTTTCCCAGGAGGGCATGATGCCCGAAGAGGGCTTTCGCTACGGTCCGTTCAAGACCTACCAAGTCCCACTCTCAAAGGTTGAAAACGAAGCAGGGCTTCGATTTTCCGCCGCCGTAAGAGCGGCCGACGTTTTTGCGGGCCAAGTGGCCACGGAGGCGATGGGGTCTGGCCGTTTCTTAGTTATTGAGGGTCCGTCCGACATCGTGCTGAGGAAAGTCAAGTGA
- the gyrB gene encoding DNA topoisomerase (ATP-hydrolyzing) subunit B, with protein sequence MSEANKPADSVNTGAANADSSNFQPTIDAHQAGASEGYGEGSIQILEGLEAVRKRPGMYIGDTSDGTGLHHLVFEVVDNSIDEALAGHCDDIVVTIHSDNSISVTDNGRGIPTGVKMDDKHEPKRSAAEIALTELHAGGKFNQNSYKVSGGLHGVGVSCVNALSQWLRLTVRREGKMHQIEFARGFVQNRIIETTANGVEVSPMKVTGDTEKRGTEVHFLPDYDIFRENADFHYEILSKRLRELSFLNNGVRIRLKDERSGKEDDFSGAGGVKGFVDFINKGKTVLHPNVFHALGDRASDQGTNIGVEVAMQWNSGYNEQVLCFTNNIPQRDGGTHLTGLRAAMTRVINKYIDDNDFAKKAKVEVTGDDMREGLCCVLSVKVPEPKFSSQTKDKLVSSEVRGPVEDIVSRLLADYLQERPNDAKIICGKIVDAARAREAARKAREMTRRKGVLDGMGLPGKLADCQEKDPALCEIYIVEGDSAGGSAKQGRDRKFQAILPLRGKILNVEKARYEKLLTSNEILTLITALGTGIGKAGGESANGDGKDDFNVAKLRYHRIIIMTDADVDGAHIRTLLLTFFYRQMPELVERGHIYIAQPPLYKVKSGKEELYLKDAAALDGFLLRIALKDASVFTGGATQTTLTGDTLGELARKHQIAESVIARLSNFMDAEALRSIADGVSLNLDSVEQAEVSAIALQAKLRELTTTGVPAEVAAEFDVRTDKPILRISRRHHGNTKSSVLTQDFVHGADYAALATAAETFRGLLGEGAKVMRGEGEKQKEEKVADFRVAMRWLISEAERTTARQRYKGLGEMNPAQLWETTMDPTVRRLLRVQIDDAIEADRVFTMLMGDEVEPRRDFIEANALRAGNIDV encoded by the coding sequence ATGTCCGAAGCCAACAAGCCCGCCGATTCCGTCAACACCGGTGCGGCCAACGCCGACAGCTCCAACTTCCAGCCCACCATCGACGCCCACCAGGCCGGTGCGAGCGAAGGGTATGGCGAGGGCTCGATCCAGATCCTGGAAGGCCTGGAGGCCGTGCGCAAGCGACCGGGCATGTACATCGGCGACACGTCCGACGGCACCGGCCTGCACCACCTGGTGTTCGAGGTGGTCGACAACTCCATCGACGAAGCCCTGGCCGGCCACTGCGACGACATCGTGGTGACCATCCACAGCGACAACTCCATCAGCGTCACCGACAACGGCCGCGGCATTCCAACCGGCGTGAAGATGGACGACAAGCACGAGCCCAAGCGCTCGGCGGCCGAGATCGCGCTCACCGAGCTGCACGCCGGCGGCAAGTTCAACCAGAACAGCTACAAGGTCTCGGGCGGCCTGCACGGCGTGGGCGTGAGCTGCGTGAACGCGCTGAGCCAGTGGCTTCGCCTGACCGTGCGCCGCGAAGGCAAGATGCACCAGATCGAGTTCGCGCGCGGCTTCGTGCAGAACCGCATCATCGAGACAACCGCCAACGGCGTCGAAGTCTCGCCCATGAAAGTGACCGGCGACACCGAGAAGCGCGGCACCGAGGTGCACTTCCTGCCCGACTACGACATCTTTCGCGAGAACGCCGATTTCCACTACGAGATCCTGTCCAAGCGCCTGCGCGAACTCAGCTTCTTGAACAACGGCGTGCGCATCCGCCTGAAGGACGAACGCAGCGGCAAGGAAGACGACTTCTCCGGTGCCGGCGGCGTCAAGGGCTTTGTCGACTTCATCAACAAGGGCAAAACGGTGTTGCACCCCAACGTGTTCCACGCGCTGGGCGACCGCGCGAGCGACCAGGGCACCAACATCGGCGTGGAAGTGGCCATGCAGTGGAACAGTGGCTACAACGAGCAGGTGCTGTGCTTCACCAACAACATCCCGCAGCGCGACGGTGGCACCCACCTCACCGGCCTGCGCGCGGCCATGACGCGGGTGATCAACAAGTACATCGACGACAACGACTTCGCCAAGAAGGCCAAGGTCGAGGTCACCGGTGACGACATGCGCGAAGGCCTGTGCTGCGTGTTGTCGGTCAAGGTGCCCGAACCCAAGTTCAGCAGCCAGACCAAGGACAAGCTGGTGTCCAGCGAAGTGCGTGGTCCGGTCGAAGACATCGTGAGCCGCCTGCTGGCCGATTATTTGCAGGAACGCCCGAACGACGCCAAGATCATCTGCGGCAAGATCGTGGACGCCGCCCGTGCGCGCGAAGCGGCGCGCAAGGCGCGCGAAATGACCCGCCGCAAAGGGGTGCTCGACGGCATGGGCCTGCCCGGCAAGCTGGCCGACTGCCAGGAAAAAGACCCGGCGCTGTGCGAGATCTACATCGTGGAGGGCGACTCCGCCGGCGGCTCCGCCAAGCAGGGCCGCGACCGCAAGTTCCAGGCGATCCTGCCGCTGCGCGGCAAGATCCTGAACGTGGAGAAGGCACGCTACGAAAAGCTGCTCACCTCCAACGAAATCCTCACGCTCATCACCGCACTGGGCACCGGCATCGGCAAGGCCGGCGGTGAAAGCGCCAACGGCGACGGCAAGGACGACTTCAACGTCGCCAAGCTGCGCTACCACCGCATCATCATCATGACCGACGCCGACGTGGACGGCGCCCACATCCGCACCCTGCTGCTGACCTTCTTCTACCGCCAGATGCCCGAGCTCGTTGAGCGCGGCCACATCTACATCGCGCAACCGCCGCTCTACAAGGTGAAGTCCGGCAAGGAAGAGCTGTACCTGAAAGACGCGGCAGCACTCGACGGTTTCCTGTTGCGCATCGCGCTCAAGGATGCCAGCGTGTTCACCGGCGGCGCCACCCAGACCACGCTCACGGGCGACACGCTGGGCGAGCTCGCACGCAAGCACCAGATCGCCGAGAGCGTGATCGCTCGTCTGTCCAACTTCATGGACGCCGAAGCCCTGCGCTCGATCGCCGACGGCGTGTCGCTCAACCTCGACTCTGTGGAGCAGGCCGAGGTCAGCGCCATCGCCCTGCAGGCCAAGCTGCGCGAACTCACCACCACCGGTGTGCCCGCCGAAGTGGCCGCCGAGTTCGACGTGCGCACCGACAAACCCATCCTGCGCATCAGCCGCCGCCACCACGGCAACACCAAGAGCAGCGTGCTCACGCAGGACTTCGTGCACGGCGCCGACTACGCGGCACTCGCCACTGCGGCCGAAACCTTCCGCGGCCTGCTCGGCGAAGGCGCCAAGGTCATGCGCGGCGAAGGTGAAAAACAGAAAGAAGAAAAAGTGGCCGACTTCCGCGTGGCCATGCGCTGGCTCATCAGCGAAGCCGAGCGCACCACCGCACGCCAGCGCTACAAGGGTCTGGGCGAGATGAACCCCGCCCAGCTCTGGGAAACCACCATGGACCCGACCGTGCGCCGCCTGCTGCGCGTGCAGATCGACGACGCGATCGAGGCCGACCGCGTGTTCACGATGCTCATGGGCGACGAGGTTGAGCCGCGCCGGGACTTCATCGAGGCGAATGCGCTGCGGGCAGGGAATATCGACGTTTGA
- the dnaN gene encoding DNA polymerase III subunit beta, whose protein sequence is MIVFKSTQDKVLAALQSVAGIVERRHTLPILANVLLRKTGSQVQLTTSDLEIQIRTTAELDGDSGSFATTLGARKLIDILRTMSGDQSVSLESSAGKLILKGGKSRFTLQSMPPEDFPLVQESASFGPVFSVPQKTLKSLLGQVSFSMAVHDIRYYLNGILFVAEGKQLSLVATDGHRLAFASATLDVEVPKQEVILPRKTVLELQRLLSDKEGAIEMQFAANQAKFSFDGMEFVTKLVEGKFPDYNRVIPKNHKNIVTLGRVPLLASLQRTAIMTSEKFKGVRLNIEPGILRVASSNAEQEEAVDELDIDYGGDTIEIGFNVTYLIDALQNMSQEMVRIELSDGNSSALVTNPDDNAFKYVVMPMRI, encoded by the coding sequence ATGATCGTTTTCAAATCGACCCAGGACAAGGTTCTGGCCGCGCTGCAATCGGTGGCCGGCATCGTGGAGCGCCGCCACACCCTGCCCATCCTGGCCAACGTGTTGTTGCGCAAGACCGGCTCGCAGGTGCAGCTGACCACCAGCGACCTCGAAATCCAGATCCGCACCACCGCCGAGCTCGACGGCGACAGCGGCAGCTTCGCCACCACGCTGGGCGCGCGCAAGCTCATCGACATCCTGCGCACCATGTCGGGCGACCAGAGCGTGAGCCTGGAATCCAGCGCCGGCAAGCTCATCCTCAAAGGTGGCAAGAGCCGCTTCACGCTGCAGAGCATGCCGCCTGAAGACTTCCCGCTGGTGCAGGAATCCGCCAGTTTCGGCCCGGTGTTTTCGGTGCCGCAGAAAACGCTCAAGAGCCTGCTGGGCCAGGTGTCGTTCTCGATGGCGGTGCACGACATCCGCTACTACCTGAACGGCATCCTGTTCGTGGCCGAAGGCAAGCAGCTCAGCCTGGTGGCCACCGACGGTCACCGCCTCGCGTTTGCCAGCGCCACGCTCGACGTGGAAGTGCCCAAACAAGAGGTGATCCTGCCGCGCAAGACGGTGCTGGAACTGCAGCGCCTGCTGTCCGACAAGGAAGGCGCGATCGAGATGCAGTTCGCCGCCAACCAGGCCAAGTTCAGCTTTGACGGCATGGAGTTCGTCACCAAGCTGGTCGAGGGCAAGTTCCCCGACTACAACCGTGTGATCCCGAAGAACCACAAGAACATCGTGACGCTGGGCCGCGTGCCGCTGCTGGCTTCGCTGCAGCGCACCGCCATCATGACGAGCGAGAAGTTCAAGGGCGTGCGCCTGAACATCGAACCCGGCATCCTGCGCGTGGCCTCCAGCAACGCCGAGCAGGAAGAAGCCGTCGACGAGCTCGACATCGACTACGGTGGCGACACGATCGAGATCGGCTTCAACGTCACGTATCTCATCGACGCGCTGCAGAACATGTCGCAGGAGATGGTTCGCATCGAACTGTCCGACGGCAACAGCTCCGCGCTGGTGACCAACCCCGACGACAACGCCTTCAAGTACGTTGTCATGCCGATGCGGATCTGA
- the dnaA gene encoding chromosomal replication initiator protein DnaA, whose protein sequence is MIEGLPPSASLSSGGADTLSLWSACMDRLSQDIPEQQFNTWIRPLSATVAPDASRVTVSVANRFKLDWIRTQYATRITALLEAIQGTPVALELVLAPREGPSRTSPAPRTAQEQVLAELPDLAPAEVAAPSGPKTRLNPALAFSTLVEGSANRMARAAAMHIAGSLGQLYNPLFIYGGVGLGKTHLVHAIGNHLLADRPQAKVLYIHAEQFVSDVVKAYQRKTFDEFKERYHSLDLLLIDDVQFFAGKEKTQEEFFNAFEALLAKKSHIVLTSDTYPKGLADISDRLVSRFGSGLTVAIEPPELEMRVAILINKAAVENAVMPEEVAFFVAKNVRSNVRELEGALRKILAYSRFNQKEISIALAREALKDLLSIQNRQISVENIQKTVADFYKIKVADMYSKKRPASIARPRQIAMFIAKELTQKSLPEIGELFGGRDHTTVLHAVRKIGAERQQNTELNQQLHVLEQTLKG, encoded by the coding sequence ATGATCGAGGGCCTTCCCCCCAGCGCGTCCCTGTCTTCCGGCGGCGCAGACACCCTCTCATTGTGGTCGGCCTGCATGGACCGGCTCTCGCAGGACATCCCGGAACAGCAGTTCAACACCTGGATCCGCCCTCTCTCCGCAACCGTCGCGCCCGACGCCTCCCGGGTCACCGTGTCGGTGGCCAACCGCTTCAAACTGGACTGGATCCGCACCCAGTACGCCACCCGGATCACCGCCTTGCTGGAGGCCATCCAGGGCACACCCGTCGCGCTGGAGTTGGTGCTTGCTCCGCGCGAAGGGCCCAGCCGCACGTCACCAGCGCCCCGCACGGCACAAGAACAGGTGCTGGCCGAACTGCCCGACCTGGCACCGGCCGAAGTGGCCGCGCCCAGTGGCCCCAAGACCCGGCTGAACCCGGCGCTGGCGTTCTCCACGCTGGTGGAAGGCTCGGCCAACCGCATGGCACGCGCCGCCGCCATGCACATCGCCGGCAGCCTGGGTCAGCTGTACAACCCGCTCTTCATTTACGGCGGAGTGGGCCTGGGCAAGACCCACCTGGTGCACGCCATCGGCAACCACCTGCTGGCCGACCGTCCACAGGCCAAGGTGTTGTACATCCACGCCGAGCAGTTTGTGTCGGATGTGGTCAAGGCTTACCAGCGCAAGACCTTCGATGAATTCAAGGAGCGTTACCACTCGCTCGACCTGCTGCTGATCGACGACGTGCAGTTTTTCGCCGGCAAGGAAAAGACGCAGGAAGAATTCTTCAACGCGTTTGAAGCCCTGCTGGCCAAGAAGAGCCACATCGTGCTGACCAGCGACACCTACCCCAAGGGCCTGGCCGACATTTCCGATCGCCTGGTTTCACGCTTCGGCTCGGGCCTGACGGTGGCGATCGAGCCGCCCGAGCTCGAAATGCGCGTGGCCATCCTGATCAACAAGGCAGCGGTGGAGAACGCAGTGATGCCCGAAGAGGTGGCGTTTTTCGTGGCAAAGAACGTGCGCTCCAACGTGCGCGAGCTCGAAGGTGCGCTGCGAAAGATCCTGGCCTATTCGCGCTTCAACCAGAAAGAGATCTCGATCGCGCTGGCGCGCGAGGCGCTGAAAGACCTGCTGTCGATCCAGAACCGGCAGATCAGCGTGGAGAACATCCAGAAGACCGTGGCCGACTTCTACAAGATCAAGGTGGCGGACATGTACAGCAAGAAACGCCCGGCCAGCATTGCGCGGCCGCGCCAGATTGCCATGTTCATCGCCAAGGAACTGACCCAGAAGAGCCTGCCCGAGATCGGCGAACTGTTTGGTGGGCGCGACCACACCACGGTGCTGCACGCGGTGCGCAAGATCGGGGCCGAACGCCAGCAGAACACCGAGCTCAACCAGCAGCTGCACGTGCTGGAACAGACCCTCAAGGGCTGA
- the rpmH gene encoding 50S ribosomal protein L34, with product MKRTYQPSKIRRARTHGFLVRMKTRGGRAVINARRAKGRKRLAV from the coding sequence ATGAAACGCACCTACCAGCCCTCCAAGATCCGCCGCGCCCGCACCCACGGCTTTCTCGTTCGCATGAAGACCCGTGGCGGCCGTGCCGTGATCAACGCCCGCCGCGCCAAAGGCCGCAAGCGCCTGGCTGTCTGA
- a CDS encoding ribonuclease P protein component: MTQRLRSRQQFQAVMAGAPVAKTPHFALHRAALDVPVEGRPLFPVADAWLGVLLPKRWARRAVTRNAIRRQIYEVARHRAAPLPQAAWVVRLRSEFSRKQFVSATSDALKRAVRQELEQLLARVPVPQPAAPVEARDVV, translated from the coding sequence GTGACCCAGCGCCTGAGGTCCCGCCAGCAGTTCCAGGCCGTCATGGCTGGAGCGCCCGTGGCCAAGACTCCCCACTTCGCCCTGCACCGCGCAGCCCTGGACGTCCCCGTCGAGGGCAGGCCGTTGTTTCCGGTGGCCGATGCCTGGCTGGGCGTGTTGCTGCCCAAACGCTGGGCGCGCCGTGCCGTCACGCGCAACGCCATCCGCCGCCAGATCTACGAAGTGGCGAGGCACCGCGCTGCCCCGCTGCCGCAGGCCGCCTGGGTGGTGCGCCTGCGCAGCGAGTTCAGCCGCAAGCAGTTCGTGAGCGCCACATCCGACGCACTCAAGCGCGCCGTTCGGCAGGAGCTGGAACAGCTGCTGGCGCGCGTCCCGGTGCCCCAACCCGCCGCGCCAGTGGAGGCCCGTGATGTGGTCTGA
- the yidD gene encoding membrane protein insertion efficiency factor YidD yields MWSDWPRQALVGLVKGYRLLLSPSLGSGCRFEPTCSVYAFGALEQHGAAAGTYLTAARLVRCHPWCEGGFDPVPESRPALFSRLISPSSAKKNAS; encoded by the coding sequence ATGTGGTCTGACTGGCCGCGCCAGGCGTTGGTGGGTCTCGTCAAGGGTTATCGGCTGTTGCTGAGTCCCTCGTTGGGCAGCGGTTGCCGCTTTGAGCCCACGTGCTCTGTTTACGCCTTTGGCGCGTTGGAACAGCACGGCGCAGCAGCAGGCACGTATCTCACGGCGGCGCGTCTGGTGCGCTGCCATCCCTGGTGCGAAGGTGGTTTCGATCCGGTGCCCGAGTCCCGGCCCGCCCTCTTTTCCCGTCTGATTTCACCCTCCTCAGCAAAGAAGAACGCGTCATGA
- the yidC gene encoding membrane protein insertase YidC has product MNDIRRSILWVVFGLSMVLIWDKWQIHNGQQPTFFPGSTTVAAPAAAPAPAADASLPTAVAAPAGAAAASAVPGEAPAGAPSPVAARHEVTTDVFKLVFNTEGGSLIGAELLKHAEATQQSKDQSEQPFTLLTQNADRIYVAQTGLIGGAFPTHKTPMTLLTPETALADGQNELQVRFESADVGGVKLIKTYTLTRGRYDIAVKHEVQNLGTQAVSPQLYVQLVRDGSKLSSETPFYSTFTGPAVYTDEKKYQKVEFADIEKNKAEFTKTASDGYVAMVQHYFASAWLLDAGVARDNFVRKVDTNLFAAGSITNLSAIEPGQTQSVQARLFVGPQEEKVLETIAPGLELVKDYGWLTILAKPLYWLLEKIHGFVANWGWSIVLLVVLIKAAFYWLNASAYRSMAKMKKINPRIMEMRERLKGNPQGMQQEMMKMYREEKVNPLGGCFPILIQIPVFIALYWVLLSSVEMRNAPWMAWITDLSSPDPFFILPLVMAVTTMIQTALNPLPPDPLQAKLMWLMPLMFSVMFFFFPSGLVLYWITNNVLTILQQAFINKKMGVPLKFSMPNFKA; this is encoded by the coding sequence ATGAATGACATCCGTCGGTCCATCCTGTGGGTGGTGTTTGGTCTGTCCATGGTCCTGATCTGGGACAAATGGCAAATCCACAATGGGCAGCAGCCCACCTTTTTCCCGGGATCCACCACCGTGGCGGCACCGGCCGCAGCACCTGCCCCGGCTGCAGACGCGAGCCTGCCCACGGCGGTGGCCGCGCCTGCGGGCGCCGCCGCTGCCAGCGCCGTGCCGGGCGAAGCGCCCGCCGGAGCCCCGAGCCCGGTGGCCGCACGCCACGAGGTGACCACCGACGTGTTCAAGCTGGTGTTCAACACCGAAGGCGGGTCGCTGATCGGCGCAGAGTTGCTCAAGCACGCCGAAGCCACGCAACAGAGCAAGGACCAGAGCGAACAGCCGTTCACCCTGCTCACACAGAACGCCGACCGCATCTACGTGGCACAGACCGGTCTGATCGGTGGTGCCTTTCCCACCCACAAGACACCCATGACGCTGCTCACACCCGAGACCGCGCTGGCCGATGGCCAGAACGAGTTGCAGGTGCGCTTTGAGTCGGCCGACGTGGGCGGTGTGAAGCTGATCAAGACTTATACGCTCACGCGTGGTCGCTACGACATCGCGGTGAAGCACGAAGTGCAGAACCTGGGCACGCAGGCCGTGAGCCCGCAGCTGTACGTGCAGCTGGTGCGCGACGGCAGCAAGCTCAGCAGCGAAACGCCTTTCTATTCGACCTTCACCGGTCCCGCGGTCTACACCGACGAGAAGAAATACCAGAAGGTCGAATTCGCCGACATCGAGAAAAACAAGGCCGAGTTCACCAAAACCGCCAGCGATGGTTATGTGGCCATGGTGCAGCACTACTTTGCGTCGGCCTGGCTGCTGGACGCAGGCGTTGCGCGTGACAACTTCGTTCGCAAGGTGGACACCAACCTGTTCGCGGCGGGCAGCATCACCAACCTGTCGGCCATCGAGCCCGGCCAGACACAAAGCGTGCAGGCCCGCCTGTTCGTCGGTCCGCAAGAAGAGAAGGTGCTGGAGACCATCGCCCCTGGCCTGGAACTGGTCAAGGACTATGGCTGGCTGACCATCCTGGCCAAGCCGCTGTACTGGCTGCTGGAGAAGATTCACGGCTTCGTGGCCAACTGGGGTTGGTCCATCGTGCTGCTGGTGGTGCTGATCAAAGCCGCGTTCTACTGGCTCAACGCCAGCGCCTACCGCAGCATGGCCAAGATGAAGAAGATCAACCCCCGCATCATGGAAATGCGCGAGCGCCTCAAGGGCAACCCGCAGGGCATGCAGCAGGAAATGATGAAGATGTACCGGGAAGAAAAGGTCAACCCGCTGGGCGGCTGCTTCCCCATCCTGATCCAGATCCCCGTGTTCATCGCGCTATACTGGGTGCTGCTCTCCAGCGTTGAAATGCGCAACGCACCATGGATGGCCTGGATCACCGACCTGTCCTCGCCCGATCCGTTCTTCATCCTCCCGCTGGTGATGGCTGTCACCACCATGATCCAGACCGCGCTCAACCCGCTGCCGCCGGATCCCCTGCAGGCCAAGCTGATGTGGCTGATGCCGCTGATGTTCTCGGTGATGTTCTTTTTCTTCCCGTCCGGCCTGGTGCTGTACTGGATCACGAACAACGTGCTGACCATCCTGCAGCAGGCTTTCATCAACAAGAAGATGGGTGTGCCGCTGAAGTTCAGCATGCCGAATTTCAAGGCGTGA